The window GCGGGCCCGCACGCGGTCGCCGTCGATGCCGGCCGGGATCCAGATGCCGGTGACGTTGGTCATCTTGTGGGCCGGGTCGCCGTAGACGCTCAAACCCATCGCCTCGACCCCGGCGACCACGGCGGCGCCGGCCGAGGCGTGGCGGGCGAAGCGGGCGTCCAGGCCCTCCTCCAGCGCGACGCGGGCGCATTCGCGGGCGGCGTAGAGCATGCTGGCCGCCTCGGTGTGGTGGTTCAGGCGCTTGTCGGACCAGTAGTCCATGATCATCGCCAGGTCGAAATAGTTGGAGGCGATGCGGCGGCCCGCGCCGCTGACCGCGCCCGCCGTGGCGATGCCACGCTCGACATGCTTGCGGCCGGCGATGTGCTCGGCGGCACGGTCGCTGATCGTGATCGGGGCCGAGCCCGACGGACCGCCCAGGCACTTCTGCAGGCCGGCGGTGACGATGTCGGCCTGCCACTGGTCCACCGGACACGGCATGCCGGCCAGGGTGGCGGTGGCGTCGACATAGAGCAGGGCGTCATGCCGGCGGCAGATCTCGCCGATGGCCTCGATCGGCTGGGCCATGGTGGTCGAGGTGTCGCCGTGCACGCAGGCCACCAGGCGCGGCTTGACCCGCGCCACGGCGTCTTCGACGGCCTGAGGATCGATGACCTTGCCCCATTCGCCCTCGACCAGGGTGACCCTGGCGTCGCAGCGCTCGGCGATCTCGGACAGCAGAAGACCAAAGCGGCCGGCATTGACCACCACCACGTCGTCGCCCGGGGCCAGCACCGAGACCAGGGCCGCCTCGATCCCGGCGCGCGAAGTGCCGTCGACCAGGAAGGTCCAGCGGTTCTGCGTCTGGAAGACCTGGCGGTACAGGGCCATGGTCTCGTTCATATAGCCGGTGAATTCCGGGTCGAACTGGCCCAGCAACTGGACGGACATGGCGCGCAGCACGCGCGGATGCACATTGATCGGGCCGGGGCCCATCAGCAGGCGGGGCGGGTGGTCGAGGTCTTTGAAAGTGTCGGTCATGTCGTCTTCGTTCTCGGGCGGCCCTCGCCCTTCGACGGGCTCAGGATGAGGGCTACGGACAGGTCCTTGAGGCAGGGCATTCGAGATCCTCACCCTGAGCCTGTCGAAGGGCGTGGATCTCGGTCCGCCAGCCTCTCCACGAACGCCAGCATCGCCTGCGCCGCCAGGGCACAATCGGCCTCGGTGACGGACTCGGCCGGATTGTGGCTGATCCCGCCCTCGCAGCGGATGAACAGCATGGCGGTGGGGCAGAGGTCGGCCATCACCATGGCGTCGTGGCCCGCCCCGCTGGGCAGGCGGCGGACGGGCAGGCCGAGGTCGCCGACGGCCGATTCCAGCAGGGCCGTGAGATCCGGATCGCAGGGACTCTCGTCCAGGGCCTGCATCAGGGTGACAGTGGCCGTCAGGCCCCGCCGCGCGGCGATGGTGTGGATCTCGGTGGTGATGGCCTCGACCGCCGCGTCGCGGGTCGCCGAGGTCTCGGCGCGGATGTCCATCGAGAATTCGACGGCGCCGGGAATGACGTTGAAGGCGCCGGGCAGGGCAGTCATGCGGCCGACCGTGCCGACCAGGTTGTCGGTCCCGGCCCGACAGATCCGCTCCAGGGCCAGGATGCACTCGGCGGCGGCGGGGCCGGGGTCCTTGCGCAGAGGCATGGGCGTGGTGCCGGCATGACCGGCCATGCCGGAGATCCGTACCATCAGCCGCTTCTGGGCCGCGATGGCGGTGACGACACCCAGGGCCAGGCCCTCGGCCTCCAGAACCGGGCCCTGCTCGATATGGGCTTCCAGAAAGGCGATGACGTCCGACGGCTTGCGGGCCGCCTCGGTGATCCGGGCCGGGTCGAGTCCGAAGGCGGTGAAGGCCTGCGCCAGGGTCACCCCCTCGGCGTCGATCATGCCCAGCACGGCGGCCGGATCCAGCGTGCCGGCCACGGCACGGCTGCAGCTCATCGAGGCGGCGAAGCGCGAGCCCTCCTCGTCGCCGAACGCGATGACCTCGAGGGCGAAGGGCAGGCGGCGGCCGGCATCGTGCAGGGCCTCGATCAGGTCTACCCCCAGCAGGATCCCCAGCGGCCCATCATAGCGTCCGCCGTTGCGGACGCTGTCGATGTGCGAGCCGATCAGCAGGGCCGGAGCGTCGGGACTGGCACCCTCATAGCGGCCGATCAGATTGCCGGCGGCGTCGCGGCGCACCGTCATGCCGGCTTCAGTGATCCACAGGCTGAGGGTGTCGAGGGCGGCGTCATGGGCGGGGCTCAGAAAGCGGCGCGTCAGCTGGCCGTCGACCTCGCTATAGGGCGGGACGCCCAGCAGGTCGCAACGCGCCTTGGCCCTGCCGCCCATGTCAAACGCCCCCGTCACGCCGGTTTGACTCCGCTCCACAGCCCCGCTTGCCGTGGCGACCTTGGTAGCGCAGGCTGGGGTCAGCCGCGCGGCCCAGGGCAGGCGCAGGGCTGCATGGCCCGGCAATGCCTCGACAGGCACCAGACCTTGCGGCCGGTGCCTGCGAATAAGTCATAAACCACTTACTTAGCGGGGCCTAGGCCTTGACGAACTTGCCGATCGCGCGGACCGAGCCGGTGGCCACGCCGGTCGGGGCACCGCCGGGGGGTTCGTCAGTCACCGCCAGGGTCGCCGTATAGGTCCCACCGCCGCGCAGGCCGGCGGGCAGGGCGATCTGGATCGGAGCGTCGGTCGGGATCATGCCCAGGGAGATGGCCTTCTGGCCCTCGGGGATGATCCACAGTTCCGGCGCCCGGCCCTCGGGCATGTCCATCGCCACCGGCGTCAGGATCAGCTTGTCGGTCGCATGGTCGAGGGTGGCGATCAGGGCCGGCTGGTTCGAGGCCGGATCATTGATCAGGGCGACCTCGGCCGCCGCCGGGGTGGCGGGCGCTATGGCCGGAACGGGGGCTGTGCGCGGGGTCATGATCAGGGCCGCGACGCTGGCCGCTGCCAAGGCCAGGGCCCCGACCGAGACGCCACGCCAGACACTGACATTGTTCCAGAGGGGCGGCTTGCTGCGTTCGCCGACCAGGCTGGCGATCCGGGGCCACAGGCCGGCGGACGGTTCCACCGCCTGGATATCGGCCGAGAGCGGGCTCAGGCGGGCTTCCCACCATTGCACGGCGCGGGCGAAGGCGGGCTCGGCGGCGATCTTGCGCCGGGCCTCGGCCCGTTCCTCGGCATCGAGCACGCCCAGGACATATTCGCCGGCCAGGGGGCGTTCGTCTTCGAGTTCGGTGACGGGGGTGTCGGTCATGCTTCGAGACACGCGCGAAGGCTGATCAGGCTGCGCCGGATCCAGCTTTTCATCGTGCCCAGGGGAACGCCGATCATCTGGGCCAGGGCATCATAGGTGACGCCTTCGAAGAAGGCGGTGCGGACGGCGCCGGCATGCTTGGGGTCCAACTGGTCCAGACAGCCGTTGAGGCGCAGGCGGTCTTCGTCGGTCTCGACCAGGGTCGAGGCGAGGGGGGCTGTATCGGGCAGGGCTTCGGCTTCCTCGACGCCCGCCATCACCCGGCCGCCGCGGGCCCGCAGCTTGTCGATCGAGCGGTTGCGGGCCATCGACACCAGCCAGGTGATCGGGCTGGCCTTTTCGGGATCAAAGCGGTCGGCCTTGTTCCAGACGGAAAGATACACATCCTGCAGCACGTCTTCCGCCTCCTCGCGGTCGTTCAAGATACGGAGGCAGACGCCAAACAGTTTCGCCGAGGTGTGGCGGTAGACGTACTTCAGGGCGTCGGAATCACGATTGGTGACGCGGGCGATGGCCCGGGAAAGCAAGGCTCTACTGGTATCGGCATCCATCGATCGGTCGTTCCTGCGGTCCTATGTCGCACGACGGTGGCATGGCACCGGAACGCGCGCAATCGTTGTCGAGGTCAGCGTGTCGCGCGCAGGGCCAGGAAGCCGACCGAGGCGGCGACGGTGGTGACAAATGTCCCCCAGCTCAGGTCGATCAGGGTGATGGTCGTGGACCAAACCTTGAGGGTCGCCTGGTTGGTCAGGTCATAGGTGGCATAGGCGCAGAAGCCGAACACGGCGGCATGGACCAGCAGCCGCTTCCAGCTGTTGTTCTCGGCAGCCGGCAGGATGGCCAGCACGAAAACGCCGGTCAGATAGATCAGATAGAAGGCCACGGCGGCCGGCAGGTTGACCGTGTCGGCCATGATCTCGCCGATCACGGGGCGATAGAGCCGCGAGGCCGACAGGGTCAGCCAGATCATGTCCAGCACCAGAAAGGCGGCGCCGGTGGCGAGGTATCCGTAAACGTAGCGCTTCATCTCAGTGCCCCTGGCTCACTGGCCGCAATCGGTAGTGGCTAACGCCCCATTCTTCGCCGCCCCGATGACCAAACAGGCCTGAGGTTGCCAGAAAGAACAAGCGCCAGCGCCGACGCCAGACGGTGGCGTGCTGTCCATAAACGCGTTCGAGCACTGGATCGATGCGCGCGCGGTTGGCGTCGAAGTTCTCCAGCCACTGATCGGCGGTACGGGCATAGTGCGCGCCGCTCCACCGCCAGTCCTGCTCGATCGTGAACAGGTCCGGAAACTGGCCGGGCAGATCATGGCTGGGCATGACGCCGCCGGTGAAGAAGTACTGGGCGATCCAGTCGGCCGGATCGTCGACATCAAAGCGGTAGGGCGCGTTCCGGTGCGTGAAGATGTGCAGGAACAGCAGGCCATCCGGCTTCAGCCAGCCGTTCACCCGGGTCAGCAGGGCGCGCCAGTTGGACATGTGCTCGAACATCTCCACCGACACCACGCGGTCGAAGCGCTGCTCAGTGGTGAAGTCGTTCATGTCGGCGGTGATCACCGTCAGGTTGCCAAGACCCAGGGCGGCGGCGCGGGCCTCGATAAAGGCGCGCTGCGAGGCGGAATTGGAGACGGAGGTGATCTGCGAGCGGGGGAAGCGGCGGGCCATCCAGAGGGACAGCGATCCCCAGCCGCAGCCCAGCTCCAGCACCGCCTGACCGTCCTGCAGATCGGCATGGGCCTCGGTTTCCAGCAGGGCGTTGGTCTCGCCCGCGGCCAGGTCACCCTTCAGGTCCGGATACAGCCCGCTGGAGTATTTCAGGTTCGGACCCAGCACGACCTCGAAGAACGCGGCCGGCAGCTCATAGTGCTGGGCATTGGCCGCGTCGGTGTGGGTGGCGATCGGATGCTGGTCCATGGTCGCGGCAAAGGCGGTGGCGGCGTCGGCGGGGGCCTTGGCCAGCCGGCGGCGGGCGTCGCCGACCAGGAACTGGATCGCGGCCCGGGAGATCACGTCCGGCACGGGCGTGTCCTCAAAGGCATGGATGGCGGCCTTGACCAGGCTCATGCGGGGTCCTCGCGCGGAAACAACCTGGCTGAGCTACGGGAAACCCGCTTCGCCGGATGCGTCCGCGTCCAAATCTTCCCCGGCTCCGTAACTGGAGCACCAAGCCGTCAAGTCCGTTCCAGGGATCCTTCATTTGTCCGCGCCCCCTTCGACCCCGCGCCTGAAGATTGCCGTGATCGGTTCCGGTATCTCCGGCCTGTCCTCCGCCTGGCTGCTGTCCAAGCGCCACGACGTGACCCTGTACGAGGCCGACAGCCGGCTGGGCGGCCACGCCAATACGGTGACGGTCGGCGATGTCGCGGTGGATACCGGCTTCATCGTCTATAACGAGCCCAACTATCCCAACCTGACGGCGCTGTTCGACCATCTGGACGTGCCCACCGTCGACAGCGACATGTCGTTTGGCGTGTCCCTGGATCAGGGCGCGCTGGAGTACAGCAGCAACAATCTGCTGGCCCAGAAGCGCAACGCTCTGAACCCGCGCTATCTGAAGATGCTGCTGGACGTCACCCGCTTCTACAGGAACGGCGTGCGCGACCTCGCGGCACTGGAGAAGGACGGATCCTGCCGGCTGGACGACTATCTGCGCCAGCAGGGCTTTGGCCGCGCCTTTGCGGAGGATCACCTTCTGCCCCAGGCGGCCGCCATCTGGTCGGCCTCGATGACCGACATCCGCGAGTTTCCGGCCTCGGCCCTGCTGCGCTTCTTCGACAATCACGGGCTGATGCTGCCGATCGACAAGCGGCCCATCTGGCGGACGGTCGTGGGCGGAAGCCAGGCCTATGTTGCGCGCCTGGCCGGAGCCTTTCAGGGCCAGATCCTGCTGGGGCGTCCCGTGCGCAGGATCGTGCGGGGGGGCGATCAAGTGGCGGTGCAGGACGAGACCGGCGACACCCGCCGCTTCGACCAGGTGGTGATCGGGGCCCATGCCGACCAGGCCCTGGCCATGCTGGACGCCCCGACCGCGGACGAGACCGAAGTGCTGGGCGCCTTCCGCTACAGCCGCAACCGCGCCGTCCTGCACCGCGATGCCGGCCTGATGCCGCGTCGCAAGGCTGCCTGGGCCAGCTGGAACCATGTCGGACGCCGGGCGGGCCTGGGCGCGGGCGGGGTAACCTACTGGATGAACCAGCTGCAGCCCCTGGGCGTTACGGACCCCTTCTTCCTGTCCCTGAATCCCGAACATACGCCGCGTGAGGATGTCGTCCTGCACGACCAGGTCTATGAGCACCCGCTGTTCGATGGCCCGGCCATGCTGGCCCAGCGCCGGCTCTGGTCGCTGCAGGGGCGTGACCGGGTCTGGTTCTGCGGCGCCTATTTCGGGTCCGGCTTCCATGAGGATGGCCTGCAGGCCGGCCTGGCCGTGGCCGAGCAGCTGGGGGGCGATGCGCGCCCCTGGACTGTCCGGGAGCCCTCAGGCCGCATCCATGTCGACTCCACGACCGGAGAGGCCGAGCGAGACCTGGCGGCATGACCCAGACCAGGCTCTATGTCGGTCAAGTGAAGCACGAGCGGGTTCGGCCCCGGCGTCACCGGCTGAGCTATGGGATCTTCATGCTGCTGCTGGACCTTGATGATCTCGAGGCCCTGGACCGGCGGTTGAAGCTGTTCTCGCTGGCACGCTTCAATCTGATGTCCTTCCATGCCGACGATCATGCTGACGAGCCGGGTATCGGCGTGAAGGCGAGTGTGCTGGCCAGGCTGGCCGAGCGCGGCATCGATCTGCCGGACGCGCGCGTGTCCCTGTTGTGCATGCCGCGGGTTCTGGGCCACGGCTTCAATCCGCTCAGCGTCTATTTCTGCCGCGACGCCCAGGGTCGGCTGGTGGCCATCGTCCATGCGGTGCGCAACACCTTTGGCCAGAGGCACGACTATGTCCTGCCGGTGCATGGCGAGCGCGGCGGCTGGGTACGTCAGGCCAGTGACAAGATCTTCCACGTCTCGCCGTTCATGCCGATGGACCTGCGCTACGTCTTCGAGATCGCGGTGCCGGCCGAGACCACCCATGTCGGCATCGACGTCTTCGACGCCGACGGCCTGATGCTGTCGGCCAGCTTTGACGGCCGGCGGGTCGCCCTGACGGACAAGACCCTGCTGCTCGCCCTGGTCAGTCATCCGTTGCAGGTGCTGGGCATCCTGGCCGGCATTCACTGGGAGGCCCTGAAAATGCTGCTGAAGGGGTTTGGCCTGTTCCCGTCGCCCTCGCCCTCGGGGCTCGCCAGGCCCAGGGCCGGCGAGGACGCCGCCTGAACCGCCGAGGCCCGGAGGGCAGGATCAGGCCTGCCGCCAGGCGTCGAGATCGGCCAGGGCCCGCAGGCTCATCAGACGCTTCTTGGCCCGACCGCGCTCCTTGAGCGGGATCTTCACACCGTCTTCGCCGGTCTTCGGTGCCTCCATGGGCGGCAGAAGGCCATAGTTGATATTCATCGGCTGGAAGCTGGTCTTGCCTCCCTCAATCTCGCCCGGGATATGGCCGCCGGTCACATGCTCGACCAGGGCCCCGAGGGCGGTGGTGGCCGGCGGGGCCTCCAGGGTCTGGCCCAGACGATCCGCGGCGGCGAAGCGTCCGGCCAGCAGGCCCGTGGCGGCGCTTTCGACATAGCCCTCGACCCCGGTCATCTGGCCGGCGAAGCGCAGGCGCGGGGCCAGCTTCATCCGCAGGGACCGGTCCAGCAGGCGCGGACTGTTGATGAAGGTGTTGCGGTGCAGGCCGCCCAGGCGCGCGAACTGGGCATCTTTCAGGCCCGGGATCATCCGGAAGACCTCGGCCTGTGCCCCGTGCTTCAGCTTGGTCTGGAAGCCGACCATGTTCCACAGGGTGCCCAGGGCATTGTCCTGGCGTAGCTGGACAATGGCGTAGGACTTGACCAGGGGATCGCGCGGATTGGTCAGGCCGACAGGCTTCATCGGGCCATGGCGCAGGGTCTCGCGACCGCGCTCGGCCATGACCTCGATCGGCAGGCAGCCGTCGAAATAGGGCACATGCTCCCAGTCCTTGAACTCGGCCTTGGGGCCGGCGATCAGGGCATCGACGAAGGCCTCATATTCGGCCTTGTTCATGGGCAGGTTGATATAGGCGGCGGCGTCGCCGCCGGGACCTTCCTTGTCATAGCGCGACTGGCGCCAGGCGACGTCCATGTCGATCGAGTCGAGATGGATGATCGGGGCGATGGCGTCGAAGAAGGACAGCTGCCCCTCTCCGGACAGGTCGAGGATGGCGTCGGCCAGGGCCGGCGAGGTCAGGGGGCCGGTGGCGACCACGACATTGTCCCAGTCCTCCGGCGGCAGGCCGGCAATTTCCTCGCGCTGGATCGTGACCAGGGGGTGGGCTTGAAGGCGACGGGTGACCTCGGCCGAGAAGCCGTCGCGGTCGACGGCCAGGGCCCCACCGGCGGGAACCTGATGCTGGTCGGCGGCCGACAGGATCAGGGAGTCCAGCCTGCGCATCTCGGCATGCAGCAGGCCGACAGCGTTGAACTGCCAGTCATCGGAGCGGAACGAGTTAGAGCAGACCATCTCGGCCAGGCCGTCGGTGTGGTGGGCCTCGGTGCGGACAGGGCCCGACGGCTCATCGCGCCGCATTTCGTGCAGGACCACGGGCACGCCCGCGCTGGCGATCTGCCAGGCCGCTTCGGAACCGGCGAGGCCGCCGCCGATGACGTGAACCGGCTTTAGGGGGGAGGTCTGAGTGCTCATGGGCGACCTCATACCTCCGGCTGTCGCCAAGTGAAACCTGGGTGTAGGCTCTCATGAAAACCCACGTATGGCGCGTGCGGCGGACAGGGGGGAACTACAGATGGCCAAGATCTCGGTGACGGGTTCGGCATTGGCAGGGTTTGGCGTCATTGCCCGGCAGCCTGGAGCAGTTTTGATCTGGGGCGTGGTCATGCTGATCCTGTCCCTGGCCCCGGTTCTGGCCCTGATCCCCCTCATGGGCCCCGAGCTCATGAAGACGATCGCCGCCCTGATGCAGACCCAGTCGGGGGAGCTCGATCCGGACTCGATCAGCCAGATGATGCAGTTGCAGTCCGGCCTGATGCTGATCCAGGTCGGCGGCTGGCTGTGGGGCACCTTCATCAAGGCCCTGATCTGCTCGGCCATCTTCCGCGCAGTGCTTGAGCCGGCTCAGTCGCGCGGTGCCTTTCTGCGACTGGGGCCCCAGGAGCTGTGGCTCGCCCTGCTGTTCCTGGTGGTGAGTGTCCTGGCCTATATCGTGGCGGTGCTCGCCTCCATCGGCGTGCTGGTGCCGGCCCTGGTCGTCGGCCTGAGCAGCGGGCCGCAGGGTCAGGGCGCGGCGGCCGGCGTGCTGACGGGCTTTGGTCTGGCCTTTGTGGCCGTCCTGCTACTGATCTGGCTGGCGCTGCGGCTTTCGCTGGCCGCGCCCATGACCTTCGCGGACCGCCAGTTCCGGCTGTTTGAATCCTGGGCCCTGACGCGCGGCTCGACCTGGCGCCTGCTGGGCGTGGCGGTGCTGAGCCTGCTGATCCTGTTGGTTCTCGAACTGATCCTCGCCGGTGTGGTGCTGAGCGCGCTCTTTATGGCGGGCGGTCCGCCGGTCTGGCTGTCGGATCCCCAGGCCGTGCAGGCCTTCCTCGCCCGGCCGCCGCTGGATCTTCTGCGCTCGACCTGGCCCTGGCTGGCCGTGATCGGCCTGGTCTGGTCGGTGATCGGGCCGGGACTGTTCGCCATCGTCTGCGCGCCCTGGGCCGCAGCCTATCGGGACCTGACCCGCCAGCCGGGGACCTGACGCGGCGCCGGCGCCACTTAGATCGCAAAATCGCATCCTGATCGCCGGCACGCGTCGCAACCTGGCGCGACGCGTCGTAAACAGACGGCTCCGCGCGACTCGGGCGGAGCGGTTCGAAAGGGCGTGCCATGACGGATGGATCGGTCGCGATCGGGGCGACCGTTCGGGCGGGGGTCGCAGGGCTCGGGCCGTCGGTCCGCGCCTGCTGGGGGGCCTTGCTGGTCGCCGTTGTGCTCAGCGTCGTGAGTCGCCAGTTGCCGCCGGGCCTTGGCCTTGTCGCCCTGCTGGGCGAGATCGCCGCCGTGGCCCTGGCCTGTGGCGCACTCTACCGCAACGCCTTTGGCCGGGCTTCGGGACTGGCCGGCCTGCGCTGGGGACAGGACGAGTGGCGCTTGCTCGGCGTTCAGGCCCTGGTCGGGGTCTTCCTGTTCGTGGTGGCGACCGTCCTCCTGCTTGTGGTCGGGGCCATAGCCCTGGGCGTGGCGCGGGCCAATGCGCCGGGTTTCGATGCCACCTCATCCCAGGCCTGGCAGGACGCCCTGGCCGGATCGGGACCGGGAACCCTGGTGGCCGGGGCGGCACCACTGGTGGGCCTTGGCCTGCTGATCTGGCTGGGCCTGCGCCTGTCCCTGGCGGCGGCGGCCTCGGTGGATCAGTCGGGCGTGCGGGTGCTGAGCGCCTTTCCCCTGACGCGCGGTGCCAGCCTGCAGGTTTTTGTCGCCGGCCTGGTGCTGGCGGCACCGATCGCCGGCCTGATGGCGGTGCTCAACCTGCTCGGACGCTGGACCGGACCGGGCCTTGACGGCGGGCTTGCCGCCTTCTGCGCGATCTTCGGCTATGTCTATCTGGCGCCGGTCTGGACCAGCGCGCTCGTCCATGTGTACCGCCAGCGCCAGCCCGCGGCCCCCCTGCAGGAAGTCTAGATGACCGCCCTTTCGCCGATCAATGCTGCCCTGGAGGGTGTGCGAACCATGCGTCGGCATCCGGTCGTGGTGCTGGCCTGGGCCGGATTCTCGCTGGTCATGCTGCCCTTGCTGGGCCTGCTGGCCAAGATCGTCCTCAGCGAGCAGGATCGCATGAACCTGGCTCTGCGGCCGTCATCGGCCGACCCGCGCGAGATCCTCGACTTCGTTTCGCGCCTCGGCGGCGTCATGGTCCTGCTGATCCTGCTGGCCCTGGTGCTCGGCGCGATCCTGTCGGCGGCGATCATGCGATCGGTGCTGCATCCCGAGGATCGGCGCTTTGCCTATCTCCGCCTGGGTCGCGAGGAGCTGCGCCTGCTGGGCGTGTCGGTGATCACCTGGGCTGCGGCCCTGATGGTGACCATCATTCCGGGCGGGGTCCTGGCCCTCGGGACGGCGCTGCTGGCGGAAACGCCGATCGGCGGCTGGTTCACCTTTCTCGGCGGACTGACGGTGATCGGCCTGTCCACCTGGGTGGCGGTACGACTGTCCCTGCTGGCCCCGCATGCCTTTCTGAGCGGCCATATCGATCCGCGCGCCGCCTGGCTGGTCACCCATGGCCAGTTCTGGCGGCTGCTGGCCACCATTGCCGTGGTCATCGTGCTCTGCGTGCTGATGTCGATCCTGGGGGCCACGGTCTCCAGCCTGGTCGGGGCCCTGATCGCCGGCGGGCTGGAAGACCCGATCGCCGGCGGCGCTGCAGCCAGCCATCCGCGCCTGATCCTGGCCCTGCTGGCCAATCTGCTGCTGGCCCCGGTGTTCCTGACCCTTCAGGCCGTCCTCGTCACCTCTGCGCCGGCCGCGGCCCTTCGCCAGCTGATGGCAGCCAAGGCCTAGGCTTCACCCATACTCCGCTCTCCCCGGCTTTCGCCGGGAAGAGCGGAAAATTTCAGGCAGCAGCGCTGGGTCGCGATCCCACGCGCTCGCGCCAAGCGCCCAGATGCGGCGTGCCCTCCGGCACCTCCAGGCCGATGAAGCTGGCGAAGTCGAGCGTGGTCTGGGCCACGATGTCGGCGATGGAATAGGTCTCTCCGGCGATGAAGGCACGGCCGTCGGCGAGTTCGCGATCCAGCCACTTCATGGCCCTGGCCACGGTTTCGCGGTTGGACTCGCCGAAGTCCTTGTTCTGCGTCAGCAGGGCGGCCGTGAGCGGATGGGCGTGACGCCAGAACATGCCGACCGGGATCAGCAGCTGGAATTCGATGCGCCGCACCCACATATCGATCTGGGCCTGCTCCAGGGCGGTGGTTCCAAACAGCGGCGGCTGCGGATGCAGGGCTTCGAGATAGCGGCAGATCGCGACGCTCTCGCTGATCATGGTGCCGTCATCGAGTTCGAGGGTCGGAACCTGTCCCAGGCTGTTGCGGGCCTTGTGCTCGGGTGACTTGTGGCCGCCCTGGCGCATGCCGATCCGGATCTCCGGCAGGTCGATGCCCTTCTCGGCCAGGAAGATCCGCACC of the Caulobacter henricii genome contains:
- a CDS encoding glutathione S-transferase family protein produces the protein MKLYGEANPAPNPRRVRIFLAEKGIDLPEIRIGMRQGGHKSPEHKARNSLGQVPTLELDDGTMISESVAICRYLEALHPQPPLFGTTALEQAQIDMWVRRIEFQLLIPVGMFWRHAHPLTAALLTQNKDFGESNRETVARAMKWLDRELADGRAFIAGETYSIADIVAQTTLDFASFIGLEVPEGTPHLGAWRERVGSRPSAAA